The Methylomusa anaerophila genome has a segment encoding these proteins:
- a CDS encoding SpoVR family protein, whose product MTASYALKELTWWNEKIEDLVRQAGLDCYEQQFEICDYEDMLCYEAYVGMPSHYPHWSYGKAYERQKTFYSYNLTGLPYELVINSDPCIAYLMKDNSLLLQILTMAHVYGHNDFFKNNRLFKNNTRPELTVEMFKTHADRVRGYVANPGIGPKEVERILDAAHALRFQVRRLGKGKPPDRKQLAKEKSEGGPVPERLQNDLLGFIIERGKLSDWEKDLVNIVREETYYFLPQVETKIMNEGWASYWHYKLLNQLGLPQGLHFEFLQRHNMVVRPHEGRINPYFIGFKMFEYLDKTYGLEKILAIREEDRDQAFLRRYLNQELCEELRLFSYRIRGVDIVVSEVADEAGWKYIRDELANSVGLGTVPLVNPLTVENGKLVLEHVYDGRELEMTYAKETIKYVVDLWGDCAEIQTKLNNRNKVIRCGMDKLVCVWDM is encoded by the coding sequence ATGACAGCATCTTATGCTCTCAAGGAACTTACTTGGTGGAATGAGAAGATTGAGGATCTGGTACGGCAGGCGGGACTTGATTGTTATGAGCAACAGTTTGAAATTTGCGATTATGAAGATATGCTGTGTTATGAAGCTTATGTCGGCATGCCTTCCCACTACCCTCACTGGAGTTACGGCAAAGCGTATGAACGTCAGAAGACGTTTTACTCTTATAACTTAACCGGTCTTCCTTATGAACTTGTCATTAATTCCGATCCTTGTATCGCTTATCTGATGAAAGACAACAGCTTGCTGCTGCAAATTTTAACAATGGCTCACGTTTACGGACATAACGATTTTTTTAAGAACAACCGGCTGTTTAAAAACAATACCCGTCCCGAACTGACGGTAGAGATGTTTAAGACTCATGCCGACCGGGTGCGGGGATATGTTGCCAATCCAGGTATTGGACCGAAAGAGGTTGAGAGAATTTTAGACGCCGCCCACGCTCTCAGGTTTCAGGTCCGACGACTGGGAAAAGGAAAACCTCCTGACCGGAAACAGCTGGCAAAGGAAAAAAGCGAGGGCGGCCCAGTCCCCGAACGTCTGCAGAATGACCTTTTAGGGTTTATCATCGAGCGGGGTAAGCTGAGTGACTGGGAAAAGGACCTGGTCAATATTGTCCGGGAAGAGACTTATTATTTTCTGCCCCAGGTAGAAACAAAAATCATGAATGAAGGTTGGGCCAGTTACTGGCACTATAAGCTTTTAAATCAGCTTGGTTTGCCCCAGGGACTGCATTTTGAATTCCTGCAGCGGCACAATATGGTGGTTCGTCCCCATGAAGGACGGATTAATCCCTATTTTATCGGTTTCAAAATGTTTGAATATCTGGATAAAACATATGGCTTAGAAAAAATTTTGGCAATCCGGGAGGAAGACAGGGACCAGGCTTTTTTGCGAAGATACCTAAATCAGGAGTTATGTGAAGAGCTTCGCCTCTTCAGCTACCGGATCCGCGGCGTGGATATTGTAGTTTCCGAAGTCGCCGATGAAGCCGGATGGAAGTATATCCGCGACGAGTTGGCCAATTCGGTGGGACTGGGTACGGTGCCGCTGGTTAATCCCCTTACAGTGGAAAACGGGAAACTTGTTTTGGAACACGTCTATGACGGACGGGAACTGGAGATGACGTACGCCAAAGAAACAATAAAATATGTTGTTGACCTGTGGGGTGATTGCGCCGAAATACAAACGAAGCTAAACAACCGGAATAAGGTCATACGCTGTGGAATGGATAAACTGGTTTGTGTCTGGGATATGTAA
- a CDS encoding L,D-transpeptidase, whose product MAYSIKIVLSQRQLFLYSNGKIVRSYPVGVGKAGSGTPAGRFAIATKKPHPGGPFGVMWLGLSVPHYGIHGTNNPSSIGGMVSKGCVRMYNPHVLELARLVPIGTPVVIVP is encoded by the coding sequence GTGGCCTATTCGATTAAGATTGTTTTATCGCAGCGACAGCTTTTTTTATATAGCAATGGCAAAATTGTCCGCTCTTATCCGGTGGGGGTGGGTAAGGCGGGGTCCGGCACTCCTGCCGGAAGATTTGCAATTGCGACCAAAAAACCTCATCCGGGCGGACCTTTCGGAGTTATGTGGCTGGGTCTTAGCGTGCCTCATTACGGTATTCACGGCACCAACAACCCATCATCCATTGGCGGTATGGTATCTAAGGGCTGTGTGCGCATGTACAACCCGCATGTGCTGGAATTGGCCCGGCTGGTGCCTATTGGGACACCGGTGGTCATTGTACCGTAA
- a CDS encoding LysR family transcriptional regulator: MELRQLKTFVMIVRLRSFTKASDVLNYAQSTVTSQIQSLEEELGTLLFERIGRQVQLTKDGESLLLYAEQIVKLADAAKDVLTTSSHPQGTLRIGTPESFCLNRLPELIKDYRWRYPEVEIKLSFGICCDFLKSVRNNNVDLAFFYDEILEDSDLVVHVLYDEPVLILASPQHPLVQKKRITFQDLNGQSLILTESGCRYRARFEKAMSNAKVQPCTTLEISSVEVQKRFTMDNQGLAVLSKTAVDNELAQGLLTALPWAGPSFDVKVQLVYHKDKWLSPALKAFIDLACCTLGNKPRLLRSGF, encoded by the coding sequence ATGGAGCTTCGTCAATTAAAAACATTTGTTATGATTGTCCGCCTACGCAGTTTTACCAAGGCGTCCGATGTTTTAAATTACGCCCAATCTACCGTTACCAGTCAGATACAATCTTTGGAGGAAGAACTTGGAACCCTGTTGTTTGAACGGATAGGCCGGCAGGTGCAGTTGACAAAAGACGGTGAAAGCTTGCTTCTATATGCCGAACAAATCGTAAAATTGGCCGATGCGGCCAAAGACGTCCTGACTACTTCCTCCCACCCCCAGGGTACTTTAAGAATTGGAACACCGGAGTCTTTTTGTTTGAACCGGCTGCCGGAGTTGATTAAGGATTACCGTTGGCGTTACCCGGAAGTCGAAATTAAGTTAAGTTTTGGAATATGCTGCGATTTTCTTAAATCTGTGCGAAATAATAATGTAGATTTGGCTTTCTTTTACGATGAAATACTTGAAGACAGTGATTTAGTAGTGCATGTCCTATATGATGAGCCGGTTTTAATTTTGGCCTCGCCGCAGCATCCCCTGGTGCAAAAAAAGAGGATTACATTTCAAGACTTAAACGGGCAGTCTTTGATCCTTACTGAATCAGGGTGTCGCTACCGGGCCCGGTTTGAGAAGGCAATGAGCAATGCTAAAGTCCAGCCGTGTACAACATTGGAAATCAGCAGTGTCGAAGTGCAAAAACGGTTTACCATGGATAATCAAGGGCTGGCTGTTTTATCGAAAACTGCAGTGGACAACGAATTAGCTCAGGGCTTGCTTACTGCTTTGCCTTGGGCAGGACCTTCTTTTGACGTGAAGGTTCAGCTTGTCTATCATAAGGATAAATGGCTGTCCCCGGCTTTAAAAGCATTTATTGACTTAGCTTGCTGTACTTTAGGTAACAAGCCAAGGCTGCTGCGATCTGGCTTTTGA
- a CDS encoding two-component system sensor histidine kinase NtrB, producing MSGIIAVLFIWFDSYIRRLAKQIADENDDHAIVQEFPQLLPILETVIQLRKKYTDEVNRVEQLLAVSPFADVIDACPVAMVAVDRDCIIRAYNEAYMSLIKDLRQEKSKLIGISIAEVRDETGITLKERLFANVFKGTSVKDKQINILGRKWLASANPLWDKESGEVNGGIAVFYEITEYEYLREEIRRLDRLNIVGEMAASVAHEIRNPMTTVRGYLQFMARKNESVESYEMLISELDRANELIEEYLSLARNKPVEKKLSNINDIVHSIYLLLNADTLKQGILLKLELEPDLPALLLNEKEIRQLILNLYRNAEDAIDGKGSIVIRTRKDGEYICLDVEDTGCGIAVSCLEKVMRPFYTTKRSGTGMGLSVCRNIAERHNGQILINSVINQGTTVTVCFNLKKIEICDDL from the coding sequence ATGTCCGGGATAATCGCTGTACTTTTTATCTGGTTCGATTCGTACATCAGGCGGCTGGCGAAACAAATAGCCGACGAAAATGATGACCATGCTATTGTCCAGGAATTTCCTCAGTTATTACCCATCTTGGAGACAGTAATTCAACTGCGGAAAAAATACACAGACGAGGTGAACCGAGTGGAACAGCTGTTGGCCGTAAGCCCGTTTGCCGATGTTATCGATGCTTGTCCGGTAGCTATGGTAGCAGTTGATAGGGATTGTATCATTAGAGCATATAATGAGGCATATATGAGCCTGATTAAGGACTTAAGGCAGGAAAAAAGTAAGTTAATTGGGATTTCAATTGCCGAAGTGCGGGATGAGACCGGGATTACGTTGAAAGAAAGGCTGTTCGCAAATGTTTTTAAAGGAACAAGTGTTAAGGACAAGCAAATAAATATATTAGGCAGGAAATGGCTGGCAAGTGCAAATCCTCTTTGGGACAAAGAATCAGGCGAGGTTAACGGAGGTATAGCGGTTTTTTATGAGATAACGGAATATGAATATCTCCGGGAAGAGATACGCAGACTGGACCGGCTTAATATTGTCGGTGAAATGGCCGCCAGTGTTGCCCATGAGATTCGCAACCCAATGACAACGGTAAGAGGTTATCTTCAGTTTATGGCTAGGAAAAACGAAAGTGTCGAGTCTTATGAAATGTTAATCAGTGAGCTTGATAGGGCCAATGAATTAATAGAAGAATATTTATCCCTTGCCCGTAACAAACCGGTAGAGAAAAAGCTCAGCAATATTAACGACATCGTTCATTCTATCTATCTGTTACTCAATGCCGACACTCTAAAGCAGGGAATTCTCTTAAAATTGGAATTAGAACCAGATTTACCGGCACTGTTACTAAATGAAAAAGAAATCAGACAACTAATATTAAATCTCTACCGGAACGCGGAAGATGCTATTGATGGCAAAGGCAGCATAGTAATCAGGACACGAAAGGACGGAGAGTATATTTGTCTGGATGTTGAAGACACCGGCTGTGGGATTGCGGTATCTTGTTTAGAAAAAGTAATGAGGCCGTTTTATACCACGAAAAGGAGCGGCACCGGTATGGGTTTATCCGTTTGCCGGAACATTGCCGAGCGGCATAATGGTCAAATATTGATTAATTCGGTTATAAACCAAGGAACAACCGTGACAGTCTGTTTTAATCTAAAAAAAATAGAAATTTGTGATGATTTATGA
- a CDS encoding tryptophan RNA-binding attenuation protein, protein MDKRINLEKECMRCQGAGKIDGKTCAACEGKGTVLTEEGKKILEYLRNSIRLSEH, encoded by the coding sequence ATGGATAAAAGGATTAATCTGGAAAAAGAATGTATGAGATGTCAGGGTGCAGGTAAAATAGACGGTAAAACCTGCGCTGCCTGTGAAGGCAAAGGTACGGTCCTCACCGAAGAGGGTAAAAAGATTCTGGAATATCTGCGAAACAGTATCCGATTAAGTGAACATTAA
- a CDS encoding amino acid permease, giving the protein MDQGTSIILKKNITWMHGVALTIGAVLGSGVLVLPVLAAKIAGPASIVSWVIMGLLTIPLVLAFSELGSHWPEAGGIAAYANHAFGRTASVVTGWLYLGTVPIGAPIAALIGASYIGSYFSSTPLEITLIAGMMLAMALMFNYRGIHLSSRVQMVIVALIGIILIIVILSALPDVDKQFFTPFTPNGWGPVGVAMTVLFWAFVGWEMIGHLAEEFENPARDFALCMGISLFVINILYVMLSFVVVGTGAYLGQDNVAALAAIAYKSAGPSTGAIIAVLGFIACYGSIHTYVAGFSRLVYAQARQGYFPSYFSTLHSAYQTPHRVLLALIPIFSFGLLSIFYFQLDLEVIIQFPSAIFIALYIIGMGSAAKLLPPGIGRGSAILSLIVCIMIFGFTGWSGLYPFLLAAFGWYAAKRKKAGS; this is encoded by the coding sequence ATGGATCAAGGCACAAGTATTATTCTAAAAAAAAATATTACCTGGATGCATGGTGTGGCATTGACGATTGGCGCTGTCCTGGGTTCCGGAGTGTTGGTTTTACCCGTCCTGGCAGCAAAAATCGCCGGACCGGCTTCCATTGTCAGCTGGGTCATAATGGGCCTATTAACTATACCGCTGGTTCTTGCCTTTAGCGAACTTGGCAGCCATTGGCCGGAAGCCGGCGGTATAGCCGCTTATGCTAACCACGCTTTCGGCAGAACAGCCAGTGTAGTTACCGGCTGGCTGTATTTAGGAACAGTTCCTATCGGTGCGCCGATAGCTGCCCTTATCGGGGCAAGCTATATCGGGTCCTACTTTTCGTCCACACCGTTAGAAATTACTTTAATCGCCGGTATGATGCTGGCCATGGCTTTAATGTTTAATTACCGGGGCATTCACTTGTCCAGCAGAGTGCAGATGGTCATTGTCGCTCTCATTGGCATAATATTGATAATTGTCATTCTATCTGCTCTGCCGGATGTTGATAAACAATTCTTCACACCCTTTACGCCCAATGGCTGGGGTCCGGTAGGGGTTGCCATGACCGTACTGTTTTGGGCTTTTGTCGGCTGGGAAATGATTGGCCATCTGGCTGAGGAATTTGAAAACCCAGCCAGAGACTTTGCTTTATGTATGGGAATTTCCCTGTTTGTCATTAATATACTCTATGTTATGCTGTCCTTTGTCGTTGTCGGCACAGGAGCGTATTTAGGCCAGGACAATGTAGCGGCGTTAGCGGCAATTGCCTATAAAAGCGCCGGGCCATCAACCGGGGCAATTATCGCTGTCCTCGGCTTTATTGCCTGCTACGGTAGTATTCATACCTATGTGGCAGGATTTTCCCGACTGGTTTACGCCCAAGCCCGGCAAGGCTACTTCCCCTCTTATTTCTCTACGCTTCATTCTGCTTACCAGACACCTCATAGGGTATTATTAGCTTTGATCCCTATTTTTTCTTTCGGTCTGCTGAGTATTTTTTATTTTCAGCTGGATCTTGAAGTTATCATACAATTTCCTAGCGCTATATTTATTGCGTTATATATTATCGGTATGGGATCGGCAGCCAAGCTATTGCCCCCAGGAATTGGCCGCGGATCGGCAATTTTGTCGCTCATTGTTTGCATCATGATTTTCGGATTTACCGGCTGGTCAGGCTTGTATCCATTTCTATTAGCTGCATTTGGATGGTACGCCGCTAAAAGGAAAAAAGCAGGGTCCTAA
- a CDS encoding helix-turn-helix domain-containing protein: MAFGKNVKIARMKKNISLQELASLSGVSVSMLSKIEREEKTPTIRVAAQIAKGLRLPLAYLIDDGFHSCVSIVKKDQRKVLFDPLSNVESLVVSPAGDSDAIEILFSIMPVGNGTGTILPQGEGVRKYIVVLKGKLNMLIDSDRYDLEEGDCMLFDASVPYEVSSNGDEDAEYYLIIDRYGAKFAPVITYNEK; the protein is encoded by the coding sequence ATGGCATTCGGAAAAAATGTAAAAATTGCTAGAATGAAAAAAAATATATCATTGCAGGAATTGGCAAGTCTTTCCGGTGTGAGTGTATCCATGCTTTCCAAAATTGAACGGGAAGAGAAAACACCTACTATCAGAGTAGCTGCTCAGATTGCCAAAGGTTTGCGGTTGCCGCTGGCTTATCTCATAGATGATGGTTTCCATAGCTGTGTGTCCATTGTTAAAAAAGACCAGCGGAAAGTGCTTTTTGATCCTTTATCCAATGTTGAAAGCCTTGTAGTTTCACCTGCCGGTGACTCTGATGCGATAGAAATACTTTTTTCTATAATGCCTGTGGGGAACGGTACCGGAACAATACTCCCACAAGGAGAAGGTGTTAGAAAATATATTGTGGTTCTAAAAGGAAAGTTGAATATGCTAATAGATTCAGATCGTTATGATTTGGAGGAAGGAGACTGTATGTTGTTTGATGCCAGTGTACCTTATGAAGTGTCTAGTAACGGGGATGAGGATGCGGAGTATTATTTGATTATAGACCGCTACGGGGCAAAGTTTGCTCCAGTCATTACCTATAATGAAAAATAG
- a CDS encoding PrkA family serine protein kinase, giving the protein MLKFDFEAMIKSDREERKHYKFEGTFLDYLAIVRENPRLAVLSHQRMHQLLTDPGIETIKTEENSRLKRIYGNDTIKRYEFFKKQFFGIDKSIMKIMRYFHSAAMRGEESRQVLYLVGPVGAGKSSIMEALKRSLEMSPPIYVLQDCPMREEPLHLLPKHLRPQFEEMLGVKIEGELCPICRYRLKNDYNGEFESFPVTTSEFSIRSRKGIGVVPPVDPNNQDTSVLCGSVDISKLDLYPEDDPRVLSLNGAFNVGNRGLVEFIEVFKNDVEYLHTMITATQEKSVPSPGKGAMIYFDGIILAHSNEAEWNKFKSDHTNEAILDRIVKVEVPYCLELEEEVKIYRKILKGSSFNAHIAPHTIEVASMFAILTRLAPSSKVDPLTKLKIYNGEEIVEKGSTKKIDIFELRDEAPREGMTGISTRFIMKALDTALSESENNCINPVAVIDTMVKSTKELTVSEDDKKRYLGFLQDTIKKEYNKILEKEVTKAFIHGYREQAESLFNNYLDHAEAFVNFTKIKDPNTGEELEPDVRFLQSIEEQIGITGTAAHGFRQDVTSYMFSVMRNGGKIEYSSYEPLKEAIEKKLTASVKELSRIITKAKVRDQEQDTKYNAMVEAMKDNGYCDNCCNVVLKYAANNLWKD; this is encoded by the coding sequence TTGTTAAAATTTGATTTTGAAGCAATGATCAAGAGTGATCGCGAAGAGCGCAAGCATTACAAGTTTGAGGGAACATTCCTGGATTATCTGGCTATCGTCAGAGAGAACCCAAGATTAGCTGTGCTGTCACATCAGCGAATGCATCAATTGTTAACCGACCCTGGCATTGAAACAATTAAGACGGAAGAAAACAGCCGGCTTAAACGCATTTACGGCAATGATACCATTAAGCGTTATGAATTTTTTAAGAAGCAATTTTTTGGCATTGACAAAAGCATTATGAAAATTATGCGCTACTTTCACTCCGCCGCAATGCGAGGAGAAGAATCACGCCAGGTATTGTATTTGGTAGGACCTGTGGGGGCAGGAAAATCTTCCATAATGGAGGCGTTGAAAAGATCTCTGGAGATGAGTCCGCCTATTTATGTGCTTCAAGATTGCCCGATGCGGGAGGAACCTCTTCACCTCTTACCCAAACATTTAAGGCCCCAATTTGAAGAAATGCTGGGTGTAAAAATTGAAGGAGAATTATGCCCCATTTGCCGCTATCGTTTGAAAAATGATTATAACGGTGAATTTGAAAGTTTCCCTGTTACCACTTCCGAATTTTCCATTCGCTCCCGTAAAGGTATTGGGGTTGTACCGCCGGTTGATCCCAATAATCAGGATACGTCGGTACTATGTGGTTCGGTCGATATATCAAAATTGGATCTTTATCCGGAAGATGATCCGCGTGTTTTGTCGTTAAACGGTGCGTTTAACGTAGGCAACCGGGGACTTGTAGAGTTTATCGAAGTATTTAAAAATGATGTGGAATACCTTCATACCATGATAACCGCAACCCAGGAAAAATCCGTTCCATCACCCGGTAAAGGGGCCATGATCTATTTTGACGGCATTATTCTGGCTCACTCTAACGAGGCGGAGTGGAACAAGTTTAAATCCGATCACACCAACGAGGCCATTCTGGACCGGATTGTGAAGGTGGAGGTGCCGTATTGCCTTGAGTTGGAGGAAGAGGTAAAAATATACCGGAAAATATTAAAGGGCTCCAGCTTTAACGCTCATATTGCCCCGCATACCATTGAGGTGGCTTCCATGTTTGCCATCCTGACCCGGTTGGCTCCTTCCTCTAAAGTTGACCCTCTAACCAAACTAAAGATCTATAATGGCGAAGAAATTGTGGAAAAGGGATCCACCAAGAAAATCGATATTTTCGAACTCAGGGATGAGGCGCCCCGGGAAGGGATGACTGGTATTTCCACGCGTTTTATCATGAAAGCGTTGGATACCGCGCTATCTGAATCAGAAAACAATTGCATTAACCCCGTCGCGGTAATTGATACCATGGTTAAGTCAACTAAGGAACTTACCGTCAGTGAAGATGATAAGAAGCGTTACCTTGGGTTTTTACAGGATACTATAAAAAAAGAATATAACAAGATTCTGGAAAAAGAGGTCACCAAAGCCTTCATCCACGGCTATCGGGAGCAGGCGGAAAGCTTGTTTAACAATTATCTGGATCATGCGGAGGCTTTCGTTAATTTTACCAAAATAAAAGACCCCAATACCGGCGAAGAATTGGAGCCGGATGTCCGCTTTCTTCAGTCAATTGAGGAACAAATCGGTATTACCGGCACTGCTGCCCATGGCTTCCGCCAGGATGTGACGTCTTATATGTTTTCCGTCATGCGCAACGGCGGCAAAATTGAATATTCCAGCTATGAGCCTTTAAAGGAAGCCATAGAGAAGAAGCTGACCGCTTCGGTAAAGGAATTATCCCGTATTATCACCAAAGCCAAGGTGCGGGACCAGGAGCAAGACACCAAATACAACGCCATGGTGGAAGCAATGAAAGATAATGGCTACTGTGACAATTGCTGCAATGTGGTGTTAAAATATGCTGCCAATAACCTATGGAAGGACTGA
- a CDS encoding YeaH/YhbH family protein, with the protein MAIFKEGRTGQSDRSQYDRKRHRVLVEEAIRKNLGDIIADESIIGQSGSKKIKIPIRGIKEYQFIYGKNNGGAATGAGQEQRGQVVGRTVGQQEKGLGQAGNEEGEEIYETEITMDEIIQYIFEDLKLPDLEQKRFSLLETERKLKKSGYQRKGIPPRLAKKRTIIEKLKRQQGLIREGVCTEEESPDNHMYSEQNSASRKVRERVPFREDDLRYHRVKPEVRPYSNAAVICIMDISGSMDQSKKYLARTFYFLLYQFLRWKYEKVEVAFIAHTIVAREVNEREFFHHGESGGTMISSGYAKAIDIIEQRYNPSVWNIYVFHCTDGDNWTEDNPKAIELAKDLVNMCNLVGYVEILANYGYGVTIRREFEQQIKSDKFIMVNMGKKEDVWPAFRHVLEKESDLAFEDGGDS; encoded by the coding sequence ATGGCCATCTTTAAGGAAGGACGCACCGGCCAGTCAGACCGGTCTCAGTACGACCGCAAACGGCACAGGGTATTGGTGGAAGAAGCCATCCGCAAAAACCTGGGGGATATCATTGCCGACGAGAGTATCATTGGGCAGAGCGGAAGCAAGAAAATTAAAATCCCGATTCGGGGAATAAAGGAATATCAGTTTATTTACGGCAAAAATAATGGCGGTGCTGCCACCGGTGCCGGGCAGGAGCAGCGGGGACAAGTGGTAGGCAGAACGGTTGGCCAGCAGGAAAAAGGACTTGGTCAGGCAGGTAATGAAGAAGGGGAAGAAATTTATGAGACTGAAATCACAATGGATGAAATTATTCAGTATATCTTTGAAGATTTGAAGCTGCCGGATCTAGAACAAAAAAGATTTTCTTTACTGGAAACCGAGCGCAAGCTGAAAAAATCAGGTTACCAGCGCAAAGGAATTCCGCCCCGTCTGGCCAAAAAGCGTACTATCATTGAAAAACTTAAGCGACAGCAGGGCCTGATTAGAGAAGGAGTTTGTACGGAAGAGGAAAGCCCGGATAACCATATGTACAGCGAACAAAACAGTGCAAGCCGCAAAGTAAGGGAACGGGTGCCTTTTCGTGAAGACGATCTGCGATACCACCGGGTTAAACCGGAAGTCCGTCCTTATTCTAATGCCGCTGTTATTTGTATTATGGATATATCCGGTTCTATGGACCAAAGCAAAAAATATCTCGCCCGTACTTTTTACTTTCTGCTCTATCAGTTTTTGCGCTGGAAGTATGAGAAAGTGGAAGTCGCGTTTATTGCTCACACTATAGTTGCCAGAGAAGTGAATGAACGGGAATTTTTTCATCATGGCGAGTCAGGCGGGACCATGATCTCCAGCGGCTATGCCAAAGCGATAGACATTATTGAGCAGCGCTATAACCCGTCGGTTTGGAATATTTATGTCTTTCATTGCACAGACGGCGATAATTGGACGGAAGATAACCCGAAAGCAATTGAGCTGGCCAAGGATCTGGTCAATATGTGCAACCTGGTAGGCTATGTGGAGATTTTGGCTAATTATGGTTATGGTGTCACCATTCGCCGTGAATTTGAACAGCAAATCAAAAGCGACAAATTTATCATGGTTAACATGGGTAAAAAGGAGGATGTTTGGCCAGCCTTCCGCCATGTTTTGGAAAAAGAGTCGGACCTGGCTTTTGAGGACGGTGGGGATTCATGA